The Arcobacter roscoffensis genome segment TGACCAAGGGCTACATAATCCATCTTTTCAAAGATATACTCTTTTGAACTTGGATATACCCACTCCCCAAACTCTTGCATAAGATACCAAGCTCCAACACTACAATGCAACATCATGATGTTTTTTCTATTTTCATCTATGTTTTGCTCACATAGTTCTATTTGGTCTTGGGCTATTGTTTCATCGTTCATATGAGGTAAGGTGTGAAATACAATATCATCAAACTCTATTTTTTTATACTTTTGATTATATGATACATAGATATTTTTATAGTTTTCAAATATCTTTAAAATAGGACTGCTTAGATTTGTTCTAGGTGTTGAGTGATTTCCTGCTATTAAAACAAAAGGTATATCCAAAGAGCTTATTTCTCTTATCTTTTCTAAAGCAAAAGTAATAGCTCTATTACTAGGACTTGCTCTATGAAATAAATCTCCTGTATGAATTATATAGTCAGGTTTTATTTCTTTTATCTGCTCTACTACTTGTGTAAATGCATCATAAAAATCTGCTTCCCTTTGGTTTACATTGTTTTGGTCTAGTATATCTAAGTCATTGTAACCTAAGTGAGTATCTGAGA includes the following:
- a CDS encoding metallophosphoesterase family protein; amino-acid sequence: MKIVHFSDTHLGYNDLDILDQNNVNQREADFYDAFTQVVEQIKEIKPDYIIHTGDLFHRASPSNRAITFALEKIREISSLDIPFVLIAGNHSTPRTNLSSPILKIFENYKNIYVSYNQKYKKIEFDDIVFHTLPHMNDETIAQDQIELCEQNIDENRKNIMMLHCSVGAWYLMQEFGEWVYPSSKEYIFEKMDYVALGHWHGFGNVGKHENVYYSGSTERTSLNDKRNSKGFVVVTLEDKLEVEYKEISIRPIISKQIDCTNYEQSIEELDTSNIKDAIVEVVLKDLSAMQSIDISNKEIKELFNEAMSVTIKREFKKDTNTQDLEEIEAISLEDFFIEHIKEDSLDEIEGDRLKLKVKELFSKYEEEVSDDIN